The window TTCAAGCCGTTTCTGAACCTCAATAACTCTTTTGCGGTTATTATCACCGAGTTTCTAAACTGGGTTCAGCTCACAAATTTGCAGATAGAAGCGATGACACGAGCCCATTTTATGCCACGAGGAGACAGCTTTCGCAAGAAAGTTTTGCACGACACAAACAATCCTGCCATTTCCAGTTCAAGAGGGTTCCAAGCTTTTGTGGAATACCACATCACAGTGCAGAGTTTATCCATTTTCTCCGAGCGTCTTTATTGAGTCATGAAATCCCCGCTGAGAGAAATCGAAGGCGCAAGTGGATCTCCGTGGCTGACTATAATGGGTTGATTGCACGAAATTTCCTTCGCTGCCGCAATCGAATTGTACCATCAAGATGGATGCTAAATTGTCGCCGAGTAACCATTCTGAACGGCTATGAGAGAGCAGTAGAGTGGATTCTCAAACCAAAATGAAACGGACACTGTTCGAACTGTCTACCCGTCTTGTTTTCCCTAGATTGTCAAAAAGCGTTTTTCTAACGTATACTAATAATCGATAAGTTCACATAATTGTTAGGTAGCTAACGCGACGGGCAAACCCTGACTATGTTTCGTTTGTTTGTACTCTTCTACGACTCCGTTCAATTAAACAGTATTATGCAACGTGTTGAGTTGTAAGATCAAGATGTATCACGTTCCCACTAGTTAATGATATGGTGGTGGAGTTTTGTAGAAAACGAATAGGCTTAAGCATCGAATCCGGGACGATAATTCGGACGAATGATATGTTAACAAAAAGTGTCACCTTTAGTTTAGGCCGCTCAAGTCCCCCggagtgggggagggggggctccGCTCCGAGGTCCGACCCGTTACtcttttatataccatttttggcagaaaagatACCCGTTTCGTATACCTTCCATTGGAAAATAATGAAAGGCCCTTTTAAATAGCTAAATGACAAATGCCCCTACCCTTTCATATTCTTTCGACTCGTGAAATCCCTCCtctttcatatacctgaagcgtGAAAAAGGTACTCCTTTCGGTAAATgtggaggtcgagtcaaccttggcgtaaagtgctcaatgctgtggtagcagagctaagtatacataagttgaaggattaaagaggacgcatcgattctctgttactctgagtttcgcgcctaagcgctcgtcagacagaacttatatatatatttctcatCTACCTAAGTTTGCGGATCGCGTGAAAGAGCACGAACTAAGCatcaaaacatttaatttacAAAGTTCATGATACAACAAATCGCAACATCGATATAAAAATTGAACCGGGCAGTAAAGTGGGAACGAGCTAATTTCGTACGTACATTGTTCTTTTGAATGATATGTTAATAAGAAGTCCCATCTCCTTTAGTATAGGCCGCTGGAGTCACAAGTAAACACAAAGACCGTAAACGGTGGTTTATTTCATCTTAATACTCGGTTTTTCTGCGAGGTTCAACAAAGACTTTTAAACAATTTCAGTTTTCGTCGGCGAACTGAAATATTGGACGGAGGCGAAACGACTCTAGACGTAGGCGAACAGAgggtaggcgaaacgaccggttccCGGACAATAGTTGGTGTGCGCGAGGGCGAGCCAGACGTCGATCCAAAGGTAAGGTTAAAATGACTCGAAATCGCACAAAATGCTAATTcattttagttttttcttttttttaaatcacaaaAATTATTTGTTAAAGCATCACTCTTGGAAAATGGAAAGATAGTGAGACGATCTGAGTTTCcaagatttgaatggaatctgaAAGTTGCTTCAAAAAATGCACAATAATAaactgaacaataattcatcaaacgcTTGAAGTAACTTTTGCTTTTCAAACACCATATGATTTATAAAACGTTTATAAAATGAAAGTTCACAGCTAACTATTTTTGACATATCAAGGAAATATTCAACGGGaagggtgtctggaaaacccgaatagcgaatagtcgcgaatagcgaatagcgaatagcgaatagcgaacagcgaatagtcgcgaatagcgaatagtacgaacagtgcgaatagtggcgaatagtgacgaatagtcttcaatagtcaccgccttatgctgaacaatctcgtaatcaaagcaaataatatgctcacctgtcgtcgaaagagagtttcgtgcatgcttttacaaacactctaaagaagaacaaacgtcaaaatgcaaaaatataaatcactttcattaatacatcaagctcatgatcatctcctcgcacagtggcgcccgaacataaattttagatactcacatttcatcatcctcatctgtgctgtccgatccggcgagacacgttctgtaaaaaggaataaaataaaaatgtgaggcaggtggtttgtgattaaagaaacaaacgagctactctgataaccgttgcgttaattaattatacaaataagcaacaggatttcagtgcaatttttaccttttctcctcggggctcaagctgtccttcaccgacacatctctgcttttttagcgggaaaatcccatccaacgttgctgcgccgttgaccaggaagtactgggtaccaaattttcgtcatttcgtcacaatcccccccccccccccatcctcctcttatttgccactatttgttactattcgtcactattcgtgactattcgtcactattcgcgactattcgccactattcgcactattcgtactattcgtgactattcgctgttcggtattcgcgactgttcgctattcgctattcgggttttccagacaccctgACATTTTAATCTTTTGAAATTGTTGGGATAATATCATCCGTCCTAAATTAGTTGCTAGGCTACGTCATTTCTATTTTTTGGGTGATTTTCACATCAAATGCtttgtttttcctctttttagGTCTTGATAAAGGTCGGAGATTTGcgcggaaaaatgaaattgtcgcTCCGCTACTTTTTGTATAGGGTGAAACTATATATAATATTAAAGCTAACAGATTGAAttttttgaataaagttttagttttttggtatttaatattgcattttagttttgaggcctcaaaattAGAACGACCGAGTCTGCCGCAGAAGCTCCTGCTCCTTCTCTTTATTGGGAAAATAACCGGACTTTGTTGCATCTCCAGTACCGTGTGAGGAATTTCTGATTttaagaattgaaggaaataccacgcaccaaagtcgaaactctcatctcatacttaatttgggcagaaaaagtAGACCTGCCGAAAAgcggcaggtctaaaacacaggtcacattccacaggtcactcgttgcaggtccttgttttaccttttggaaagtaaccaaaaccctcaatttggcaaaccctaggcctaaggttggtttttaggccaagggttagccaaattgagggctttgggttactttcaaaaaggtaaaacaatgacctgcaacgagtgacctttTGAATGCGACCTTTGCTTTAGACCCACGGtagaaaaagtgccataaaatcagtctccgaagacaaacgaaaacTTCCTCTCAGGGAATTTggggtagtacaatcatctTGTATAGTATGAATTCAGAACTTTATTCAGCAAAGACTTAGAACTCTCCAGATAAGAGATATCCGTATTTCTCCGAATGAACATACTTTTTTTAGACGAGAGATCGTGAGGCTTGAGACTACAAGATCCATGTGCCAAGTAAAAACACTCGATACAAAAGTGTCAATCAAAAATGAAACTATCCGATTACGTATTCGAGTAACGCAATAGAGTACAATGTAACACAATTCTGTTCCAACACATCTAttacaactgaaaatttggaagcgatatcttTCATAAAACTCGTCGGGACAGGAGGtccgagaagttgtaattttggcgtcaAAATAAACCCCTAGAATTTCCCGTGCAATTCACGGTCTGCTGAATAACTCCGCCCACTACTTGAAAGCCAActatgctgagccaatcaggCAGCAGATCGTGCGTCAAGGCTCTCAATTGACACCCAATGATTTCGCGGGCAGATTATGGcgggaaataaataaaaaaaaacgattttagcggttttaaaattaacttttcAGAATTTTGTTTTTAGGGAAAATATACATcaccagatgggctcctgacatcACAGCCCACAGATTCAAGATttgaaaaaacagaaaatttgaGCGCGACGCCCACatttacctttaccgagaccttaaatCCCTCCACCACCTTCGTAGAGTAAgacccagggcccggttgttcgaaagccgattaagttAATCCATGATTagagtaaacttttgtttcatgttttcaactttttggtgagagtttcttttgcttatttctgattttcaagattaacttcttgtaatgcttttttttttggcgaatatcagcgttgaacagcatttgggagtagagaaataaactctttgattactttttaatctcacggattagcgttaatcggcttttgaacaaccgggtccAGGGTGGGTGGGTAGAATACTCCCAAACTAAACAGTTTCAAACGAATGTCCCATTTCGGATGAGCAAAGGTTGGCGCCAACTGCACCATGTAGATACAAACATTAGGGTTTCGACgtgttagggtttagggttagggttaggttagggttagggttagggcgCGCCAGCCGTCCAGCCAGATCCAGCCAACGCTTTATCATACCGTGTACGTAAAAAACAGGGATTCCGTTATTTGTTGACTGAGAGTAGCTGTAATGTTATGCAATGTGCCAAGTACCCGCAGTGGTAGTAGGGAactttagggagtttaagaaaccacaacggctacggcgacgagaacgtcacttcaaactagTAGTTTGAGCTATCCTAAGTGTTTCACGAAGTTTCACGatgtttccatcttgtttatgttgtacaatatgggcgaagtatgctATACCCAGATTGGTATGTACGGATTTGAGGCAAAGAGAGAGAAGGAGAGATTCACTGtcgtttgtccacgttgtcgtcaaaacctaaaaattgttcattttacgttgttgttttgacgagtgcACGGGActgaaatgtacaaaaatgcgtggGACACGTGCAGCACTATCATTTagccaataatattactgaCGAAATGAtgcatgaaatgaatcatatattgaactgaggatgtgaaatcaagtgaacctatgatcttcgcagttatgaacgcaattttagcaattgcgtagagaagcctgaaaaattcaggacctccatggggtttgaacccgtgacctcgcgatactggtgaGACgctcttgaatttttcaggcttctctatgtaattactaaaattgcgttcataactgcgaaggtcatagcttcacttcatttcacatccgcagttcaatatctgattcatttcatacatcattacACCATTGAATAATTCATCACGAGAACAccagaacccacaaatgaccaactcccagcTTCAGTGGCttaatagctcagttggttagagcgtcgcaccagtatcgcgaggtgacgggttcaaaccccgtcgaaatcctaaatttttcaggctattCTACGCAATtcctaaaattgtgttcataactgcaaggatcatattACTGCTCTttggtgttgtcgttgccgtaacCGTCGTCGTTTCTCAAACTCCCTTtggcaacggcgacggcaacgagaacgtcacgaatttgcatatttcgtggacataaacaatagccttgcacgctctgcacgtccgtttttcacttttgtccatttcttttccgtcgtcagcaaaaaaacaacgtgaaatggctAAATATGAGgatttatgaagaacgtcagcacttaaggataaattttcattttctcccctctCCCGACCAGtatcatttttgaggaactaccacactctTGTCATATTAAATGAAAACGGATATGTGTGGATGGGGCATAAGTTCCCTAGTGCCAGTCACATATTAAATACTGAGATTGaagccaggggcccgtttctcgagagtcccgaaaacgtttcgggcccgaaaagccatttatgaacctgccaaccgcttgttcaggagAGCCGgactttaaacatgttttcaaggtatcAAAAAGCAAACTGCCTTTGAAGTTTGACgccttaaatcctctccgtccttgagatacagaggaaattgtgacaccagaaaatggcccgtaaagtttcgggaccttcgagaaacgggcgccAGACCACAATGGCGGAAATTCCATGCCTCACTCTTTGcgaaaaaataatataataggccagttccgagttcatgtctgcttcctcttcaaagcgagtctaagtgcgaagtttttcttatgaaaattagttttcattcaaatgtaaagtagaactaattaccatcacaaaaagttcgcacttagactcactttgaagaggaggcagacacgaactcggaaatggcctattgatatACAAGTTGCTTGCCAACGGGCAAAAGGATAAGGAAATCAGAGTCCTGGACAGGACCTTCGCgcgccggtggctcagttggttgagcatcgggctgtcgcgcgggaggttgtgagttcgactccggcaagaccaacactcagggtcttaaataactgaggagaaagtgttgcctttgtaattacatctgcaaacggttagactttcaagtcttctcggataaagactctaaaccggaggtcccatttcatagcccttgttggaaattaaacagtatgggacgttaaagaacccactcactgttcgataagaACCGGTcctgtgttgtggtctgaccttatctggacggggcatctttcacttcctaaaattaaCTGTCAACTGCGTGGTAAGCAGTCTGGCTTaagtcccccacaaagtatTGTAACATTAGTCCTGAGAAGCCCCGAGGGAAGAGActaattgatcattgtaaagcgcctttgagacttgtgataaaggcgctatataaatgcaccactttactttactttttactttaatagaggtcacggcagccatgttgcaaggcaggaacaatagattctttttcctatgggaacaagtgttctttctaatgcaaaacattttcattgtttctgccatgcaacttggctgccgtgcaaaacctctatagctTCACTTCATAACACCGATCATTGACCGAGAAAAACTCCTGGAAGCTTGTACAAACCCTTTCTTTGGATAGCTCGGCACTTACTCTTTGGTCAGTACATTGACAACGACAGATTTCAGCATAGTTTGGTAACGTTTATAAACTAAATTActaaattgttgtttttttgaaagGTATTTTTGGGCAGAATAGCAGCATTTGTCGCTCCATCGTACCAAATAAAACCACCCGTTGATCCATCACAATTGAGTAAGGATCCTGTGCAGGTGAGGATacgatgcttttttttttctctttcatgaACAGCTTTCGACTCCTGTCTTGGGCATTGTTCACGTGACTGATCTCAGATTTATTTTACTCTTCGAAATTCTGACCCTAACCCTATAATACCTTGTATCTTTCAACGGAGGCTGTCCAAGCGATGTGTCTTGTGTTTCCATGCTTAAAAACCCGTCAGTTGACCTCATGATGGAGTCGAAAGCTTGTTTTCATGCCGGATGGTTTTTGAATCCGGAAGTTTCTTTTCTCCTGACATTTAAGAGTTTTAAGGGATTACGGCAGATTTTAACTAGAACTACAGGTAATTACACATTACTTAAGTACGTTCGAGTAAGACTTTTACAGAAACAGTCACTTTTGTGAACTCTTTGTTTGGTTTTAGATGAAACATAACCTTCAAACAGACCGAGTTccatatatcaatattcaggcatggctaccAGGCCTTATGTTCAAATCTGTTCTCTTtatttgtctcacaagtctcaagggagatttctaaacagaataataataataatattcaaatttaaccataaagactcgtagccatgtaTGAATATTTACGTGTTGCGCAGgcactcgttcccagggctgcTCGTCTTCATTTGGGTTCCCATGAGATCGAGGTCAAGTTCTCCAGATACCTTTAACGATGTGCCAACAACGCGACCAAAATGTTAATTTCGAATAACAGTAATTCGGCAAATGCTAATTTCCACAAACCACATGATTATTATAcgttctccttcgtcgaacgcaataaaGCCATTGTTACTTTATCCTGTAGGTCGAGAAGTACGCCAACGATCCGCTGGTCTGGCACGAGGGTTTGAAAGCAAAATGGACCGCTAAAATTTTAGAAGCTATGAACGATATTCAGAGGAACGTTTCCAAGATTACATTACCATATTTGCTCATCCATGGCGATGATGATCAAGTTGTCTTGATTGACGGTTCACATTTTCTGCAACAACATTCATCAAGTACCGATAAAACATTCAAGGTACGTGCAAACTTGGTGAAATGTGATGTGGAGTGCGgtatgcataattatgcaaCTTGAAATTTAAGCATAATTAATTAGACATCAATTGGCGTGGAGTGCATAATTAGGCGGACTAAAATGTACGCTAAATGAataaaagaaactaaaaatagGGCTGACTTGTTAATTTATTTCTTACAGTTAATTTATGCACGCAAACTGAATCACTTCGCATAATTATGACCAATACAAGTCGGGTCTTGAGGGAAAATAGTGTTATTTTCTCAAGTGTTTCAATATCAAAACTTAAGTTGAGGAAAACATGGTGATCATATGATGAAGAACGAGAAGAATTCTTCGATGTAGATTTACTGAACAATAAgactttaattttgttatatACTTCCTTAGTGCGTAGTTACTTTTGCTATGCCTCCCAGGTATGGGCCCCTCAATCCATAATTCAAGATCTTATGTTAGTGGAAAACACTCAAAGACGGGCCATCAAGTTTATTTGTAAATCAGATACCTTTAGTTATAAGGATAGGCTACTGCGCCTAAGGCTATTGCCGCTTAACTATTGGCTGGAGTACCTCGACCTAGTATTTTTCTTTAAGTGCAAGTGTGGTGATATCAATCTAAATATCCACAATTACATACAGTACTGCAAAAGCAAATCCCGTCGTGGCAGCTCAGGCATTTATCTAAATACGCCGCCTTTCAAAACTTGTCTGTTTCGCGATTCCTTCTTCAATCGCCTAGCCAATTTATGGAACGCCATACCAGATAGCATTAAGTTGCAGACTTCCATCTCTTCTTCTAAAAATAAGCTAAGGTATATTTCgttgaaaggcttaaaatagTATTCGAAGGAGACAATATACGTTCATATAAGTTAATTTGTCCTAAATGTTGAAGAGTTAAGCCTATGACTATCTGTagttgttaaatttttttaatgggTACTTTGGGTTAGGTCTTCTTTCTCATCCGGGGTTGGGTTTGGGTGTTAATATTATATAGGGGACCTAGAGTCCTATTGTATTATCACCTGCCCTCGAGCGaatcacaaaataaataaataataaataaggaTGTAAGGAGACCAGGGGACATAAAAAAATCTGCGGTTTCCAGGATTCGGTATCGGATTGCGATTTTTTCTTCCTTATTGTAGGAATAAATAACCCAGgagctgcacgtgcggcacgcattttttgcACATATTTTACGATACTCTGCATAACAAGGACATGAAATCACAACATGAGCCTTTCATTCTCCATTTTTAATCTGAAATCTGTTGTACCCATTTGTtgttaggatacttcgcccacattgcacgacgagaacgaaatgaaaaaattcgcgcaagatttacgatagtgcaaaaatgttttttgagGTGACGTCTTTGATGACGTCGCTGTAGGTGATCTTGAAGCCcctattcgcccttgtcacacggcagccatattgtcCCAAGAGAGTTtgaccacgccaagcctcgcagtggaaaccatgggggtgaggcttggcgtggtaaaaccctcccgggacaatatggctgccgtgtgacaagggcgaattgatTCTTCAAGGGCGCACCTCAACATAGATTGGATTGCTTGTAGTTTAacattctcgtacccagagctgcgatcctcttggccagcgccacggatcgagagctctggccagggccaatttgcagtccgcGAATCGCGGACTTCCGGTCAACTGCGCAGCCGCAAGTTTTAGAGAACGTGTGGAGCGCAAATGGCTGACCAAAGGACGAGGACGATTGATATGTTTCACGAAGCTTTGAATTTTGGCTTGCAGCTTTTAGGTGCCGGCGATCTTCAGTTGAAGGAAAAGCAGTACGAAGTTCTTAAGTCTGTGGTTATTGATAACAAAGATGTGTTGGCAGTTCTGCCAACTGGCTACGGCAAATCGTTAATTTATCAGCTGCTTGCACCCATTTACAATTTCATGGACTTCGCTGGATCACCAGGAGACAAAAAGTCGACGGTTATTGTAATTTCTCCACTAAACGCCCTGATTGGTGACCAAATTGAATAgtcgagaagaagaagaagaagtataaGGTCTAAGATTATATACGGATTACTTCTTTGTACAGCAGGGGACACCGAGCATGACAATCGGTGGTTCTGCTATGTTGACATTATGTTTTAAAGTTTTCGttaaagatgaataaaacactGGAGTCTATCTAAGCGCCATGTCCTTGCTTTGACTGCATCTCGTAGATCACTGTCCTGCATAACTATTTCTCCTATTTGGTGAGATGTTGACCCAGTAGCAATCATTGTGGCGAGCATTTTAACAGTGTTTCTGTCTAAACAAGGCTTATCCTTggtctttaaaaacaaaacaaaaaaggaagaaaaagaaagtactCCTTAGGTGataaattatgataataacaataattattttaaaagtaagcTCAGACTAGAGGATAGCTCAACCAGTGACCTCAAAGATAAAGTACATTACATTTTGTAGAGCATATTTATAATAACTAAATCACATATTTAACTCATAAGAAGTGGCAAAGACAGTATTGATATTATTAATATACGTTAGCTAGTATTTGCCAAATGATGAATCATGACTTTAACAAATTGATATGATTCTGCCAGTCTGCAGATCCCTGTaagcttttgctttcaaatgATCCAGAAATATTTGCCAGTTAAggcatttaaaataaaatgctgcaggtacaaaacacagatcacaggtcaaaggtcattgtttttgcaGTTCTGGACACTGATTGCAAGCTTAAGTGGGCTGTTAGCATTTAAAGGATTGTCCCAGccatgttaatgtttttaaaaagaataatttgccaCCTCTTAAAACATACATGAACAGTATGCAACAGAAAGAATTGTAATTACCTGTTACAGGAAACACAACAGTCTATTTATGCCTAGATGCAACTGGAAGTTTTGTGCTGAAATTATCTGATTGAAGCAAATTAgttgataataattatcattatttttaaactttggccATGATCAAAGCTGATCGAAGCTAGGTTAGCACTAACCTGGGATAAATACCATGACAACCTATAGGTTCTGATAGCTAGAACTTAAccactggttagcgctaaccatgcttcgagtaaCTTGGCCCCTGTGttattaaaatatgcaaattagtataAAAACGCAACTTTTAATGTGGCgatacaggggtttcaataacttttgaactagccgtccatgatagttccattgaaggcagcagtttgacaagtttatgatagcatttttagtgaaaatcaaggcaaactagctgGCGGGGAGAGGCAAAGCAGGTAGTGGTACACCActggtaaccggcttctattgatacCCCTGGTGATATACATAAGCTTGACTACTTATGCAACATAATGAGTCATTAGTCcttttaaaaaacacaacatacCTTCAAATCCGATTGGTGAAAGTTATTGTTAAAAGTTGGTGTATCAATCAAACAAATCCCAAGGTGTAATAATTATAGCCTGTATGATTTAATTCTTGGTCCAAGGTGATTGTTGAAAAGGGCCATGATACATGCATGCTTGCACTTTTTGGTCTGAGGTTGAAACCTGTcatgtcaataattattaaagctttaaaagtcaacgagtcatttttgttttcaacagatTTATTATAAGCTTTAACACAACAGAGGAGAGCAGCCAAAAGACCATACAAATCATGTTTGCATGTTAAGTTCAAGACCTTTACCAGTCCAGGGTTTCGCAGTCCAGAGTTTgaaaggatttcaaaacttttagaTAGTTCTTTCAGGAAATTTCCTTCTCTTAGttgcaggggggg of the Montipora capricornis isolate CH-2021 chromosome 7, ASM3666992v2, whole genome shotgun sequence genome contains:
- the LOC138057601 gene encoding monoglyceride lipase-like translates to MGEVCYTQIGMYGFEAKREKERFTVVFLGRIAAFVAPSYQIKPPVDPSQLSKDPVQVEKYANDPLVWHEGLKAKWTAKILEAMNDIQRNVSKITLPYLLIHGDDDQVVLIDGSHFLQQHSSSTDKTFKVYEGGRHELLNEIQELSSKVLQDILDWIKQKLQ